A genomic segment from Deinococcus humi encodes:
- a CDS encoding 3-oxoacyl-ACP synthase III family protein encodes MNQPLGLRILSTAQALPARIVPTAEAAALCRVAPEVALKRTGVHERRWLSGDETALTLGTQAAREAVAAAGLEVAQIDTLLNASGSQLQPIPDGGALLARELELRGAATYSIHGTCLSFLLALNHAALLIGAGQARHVLIVSSEAGSPGLNFAQPESALLIGDGAAAVVVGPATHDGQGIHAMRVATYPEGADHTRIRGGGSLLTPRNPAAVLEDFTFDMHGLSVLRLASQVVPGFLEGLRAGLSSGLPGIDRVVPHQASAAGLDLMRRYGWPAERIEVTLTRLGNVIAASLPLTLHQALSSGRAGEGDTLLLVGTGAGLIAGGMILRL; translated from the coding sequence ATGAACCAGCCGCTTGGTCTGCGGATCCTGTCCACCGCCCAGGCTCTGCCCGCCCGCATTGTGCCCACCGCCGAGGCGGCTGCTCTGTGCCGTGTTGCGCCAGAGGTGGCCCTCAAGCGCACCGGCGTTCACGAACGGCGCTGGCTGTCCGGTGATGAGACTGCCCTGACTCTGGGCACGCAGGCTGCGCGGGAGGCAGTGGCGGCAGCGGGGCTTGAAGTGGCGCAGATCGACACTCTGCTGAACGCCAGCGGCAGCCAGCTTCAACCCATTCCGGACGGCGGGGCGCTGCTGGCCCGTGAGCTGGAGCTGCGCGGCGCGGCCACCTACAGCATTCACGGCACCTGCCTCAGCTTTCTGCTGGCGCTGAACCACGCGGCCCTGCTGATCGGCGCGGGGCAGGCCCGGCATGTCCTGATCGTCAGCAGCGAGGCAGGCAGCCCTGGCCTCAACTTTGCCCAGCCGGAAAGCGCCCTGCTGATCGGTGACGGTGCGGCGGCCGTGGTCGTCGGCCCGGCCACCCATGACGGTCAGGGCATTCACGCCATGCGGGTTGCCACCTACCCGGAAGGCGCGGACCACACCCGCATTCGCGGCGGTGGCTCGCTCCTGACGCCCAGAAACCCCGCCGCCGTGCTGGAGGACTTCACCTTCGACATGCATGGGCTCTCGGTGCTGAGGCTGGCCTCACAGGTGGTTCCCGGTTTTCTGGAAGGGCTGCGCGCTGGCCTGAGCAGCGGTCTGCCCGGCATTGACCGTGTCGTGCCGCATCAGGCCAGCGCGGCGGGCCTGGACCTGATGCGCCGCTACGGCTGGCCTGCGGAGCGAATCGAGGTGACGCTGACACGCCTGGGCAACGTGATCGCAGCCAGCCTGCCGCTGACGCTGCATCAGGCGCTTTCCAGTGGCCGCGCAGGGGAGGGGGACACGCTGTTGCTGGTGGGCACCGGGGCAGGACTGATCGCTGGCGGGATGATTCTGCGGTTGTAG
- a CDS encoding DMT family transporter, whose amino-acid sequence MALESGRAPFLLLAVAAGSLLPMQFAVNSALAGELKSVTLTAGTSYLVGAVALGLVLAIVQVRPTWTSAGVAPRWVWLGGAVGSAYVVGSVVLTRLLGAALATTLVIAAQVLTALALDHFGALGLPRRRLNRARTLAAVLVLAALGLRLWGLA is encoded by the coding sequence ATGGCTCTTGAATCTGGACGTGCCCCTTTTCTCCTGTTAGCTGTGGCAGCGGGCAGTCTGTTGCCCATGCAATTTGCCGTGAACAGCGCGTTGGCAGGTGAACTGAAGTCTGTGACGCTGACGGCAGGCACCTCGTATCTCGTCGGAGCGGTGGCATTGGGGCTGGTGCTGGCGATCGTACAGGTGAGACCCACCTGGACGTCGGCTGGGGTGGCCCCGCGCTGGGTGTGGCTGGGCGGGGCGGTCGGCAGTGCTTACGTGGTGGGCAGCGTCGTCCTGACCCGCTTGCTGGGCGCGGCCCTGGCAACAACGCTGGTCATTGCCGCGCAGGTGCTGACCGCACTGGCGCTGGACCATTTTGGCGCGCTGGGTCTGCCGCGCAGGCGGCTGAACCGGGCGCGTACCCTGGCGGCCGTGCTGGTGCTGGCGGCGCTGGGCCTGCGGCTGTGGGGGCTGGCATGA
- the purU gene encoding formyltetrahydrofolate deformylase: MTAPATVPDPLNTATLTITCPDRGGIVASVSQFLHNHGANIIHSDQHSTDPAGGTFFMRMEFYLDGLDLSRNGLERAFSTVVARPFEMDWTLAYRAEPKRMAILVSRYDHCFLDLLWRKRRGELNVTIPLIISNHEDLRRDAEMFDIPFHVVPVNKDNKAEAEAEQVRLLRDADAEFTVLARYMQILSGDFLHGYGRPVINIHHSFLPAFVGANPYRAAFNRGVKLIGATSHYVTEELDAGPIIAQDVIPVTHRETPDTLMRLGRDVERQVLARAVKAHVEDRVLVHGNKTVVF; encoded by the coding sequence ATGACCGCGCCTGCCACCGTTCCCGATCCGCTGAACACGGCGACACTGACCATCACCTGCCCGGACCGCGGCGGCATCGTGGCTTCCGTGTCGCAATTCCTACACAACCACGGTGCGAACATCATCCACAGCGACCAGCACAGCACCGATCCAGCGGGCGGTACGTTTTTTATGCGGATGGAATTCTATCTGGACGGCCTGGATCTGAGCCGCAATGGCCTCGAGCGGGCCTTTTCCACGGTAGTGGCCCGTCCCTTCGAGATGGACTGGACGCTGGCCTACCGCGCCGAGCCGAAGCGCATGGCGATTCTGGTCAGCCGCTATGACCACTGTTTTCTGGACCTGTTATGGCGCAAACGCCGGGGCGAGCTGAACGTGACGATTCCCCTGATCATCAGCAACCACGAGGACCTGCGCCGGGACGCGGAGATGTTCGACATCCCATTCCACGTCGTTCCTGTGAATAAGGACAACAAGGCCGAGGCCGAGGCCGAACAGGTTCGGCTGCTGCGTGACGCTGACGCCGAATTCACTGTGCTGGCCCGTTATATGCAGATCCTGTCGGGGGATTTCCTGCACGGCTACGGGCGGCCCGTGATCAACATCCACCACAGCTTCCTGCCCGCCTTTGTCGGCGCGAATCCCTACCGCGCCGCCTTTAACCGCGGCGTCAAGCTGATCGGAGCCACCAGTCACTACGTCACCGAGGAACTGGATGCCGGACCGATCATCGCGCAGGACGTGATTCCCGTGACCCACCGCGAAACGCCCGACACCCTGATGCGCCTGGGCCGCGACGTGGAACGGCAGGTGCTGGCCCGCGCCGTCAAGGCCCACGTGGAGGACCGTGTGCTGGTTCACGGCAACAAGACCGTGGTCTTCTGA
- a CDS encoding PQQ-dependent sugar dehydrogenase, whose amino-acid sequence MNRMLLIGTLALACAGCAQTSAGNEASKPPLETSGLTVPEGFKVTPYADGFQKPRMMVVADNGDVLLSDTSAGRVYVLPDRDKNGQADSKELFASGLNQPHGLAIHGGYLYVANTDSVVRFPYKSGDLKAGAAAEKLVDLPSGGGHSTRTVVFGPDDKMYVSAGSSCNVCEESDPKRAAIWVYDADGKNGKEYASGLRNAVGIEWFDGQLYSTNNGRDQLGDDMPPEGFYKVNSGNFFGWPYCYTTKAGEAQVWDKDFGKKNADVCKDATPAFALTTAHSAPLGLAFYTGKTFPQTYAGQMFVALHGSWNRSEKSGYKVITVDPKTGKVADFLSGFLKDDKANGRPVDPVVAADGAMLLSDDGAGKVWRIQYVGK is encoded by the coding sequence ATGAACAGAATGCTGTTGATCGGCACCCTGGCTCTGGCCTGTGCGGGTTGCGCTCAGACGAGTGCTGGGAATGAGGCCTCAAAGCCGCCGCTGGAAACCTCCGGTCTGACGGTGCCCGAAGGATTCAAGGTCACGCCCTACGCCGACGGCTTTCAGAAACCGCGCATGATGGTGGTGGCCGACAACGGGGACGTACTGCTCAGCGACACCTCGGCGGGTAGGGTTTACGTGTTGCCGGACCGCGACAAGAACGGACAGGCCGACAGCAAGGAACTGTTTGCCAGCGGCCTGAACCAGCCGCACGGCCTCGCCATTCATGGGGGCTACCTGTACGTCGCCAACACCGACAGCGTGGTGCGCTTCCCGTACAAGTCGGGTGACCTGAAGGCGGGTGCGGCGGCTGAAAAGCTCGTTGATCTGCCCAGCGGCGGCGGCCACTCCACCCGGACGGTCGTCTTCGGCCCGGACGACAAGATGTATGTGTCTGCCGGAAGCTCGTGCAACGTCTGTGAGGAAAGCGATCCGAAACGGGCCGCCATCTGGGTGTACGACGCCGACGGCAAGAACGGCAAGGAGTACGCCAGCGGCCTGCGAAACGCGGTGGGCATCGAGTGGTTTGATGGTCAGCTGTATTCCACCAACAACGGGCGAGACCAGCTGGGTGACGACATGCCGCCGGAAGGCTTTTACAAGGTGAACAGCGGCAATTTCTTTGGCTGGCCCTACTGCTATACCACCAAGGCCGGCGAAGCCCAGGTCTGGGACAAGGACTTCGGCAAGAAAAACGCCGATGTCTGCAAGGACGCCACCCCTGCCTTCGCCCTGACCACCGCGCATTCTGCTCCCCTGGGGCTGGCGTTCTACACCGGGAAAACCTTCCCCCAGACCTACGCTGGCCAGATGTTCGTGGCCTTGCACGGCAGCTGGAACCGCAGCGAGAAGAGTGGCTACAAGGTCATCACCGTCGATCCCAAGACTGGGAAGGTGGCCGATTTCCTGAGCGGTTTTCTGAAGGACGATAAGGCCAATGGACGCCCAGTGGATCCAGTGGTGGCCGCCGACGGCGCCATGCTCCTGAGCGACGACGGCGCCGGCAAAGTCTGGCGGATCCAGTACGTGGGGAAATAG
- a CDS encoding MarR family winged helix-turn-helix transcriptional regulator, with protein sequence MKDASTPKLLSRIEQDWRIARPDLDPEPMLTVIAVQRTSGQLQAELEAFFAGHDLTPSAFDVLATLRRSAPPEGLTLGELSALMAITPPAVTKRVDALSARQLIERLPDTSDRRAIRARLTATGRTLIDSLLPQHLANEERLLAALSVTERRTLRALLGRIGVK encoded by the coding sequence ATGAAAGACGCCTCCACCCCCAAGCTGCTGTCCCGCATCGAACAGGACTGGCGCATAGCCCGGCCCGATCTGGACCCGGAGCCGATGCTCACCGTGATCGCCGTCCAGCGCACGTCGGGACAGCTTCAGGCAGAGCTGGAGGCTTTTTTTGCCGGACATGACCTCACGCCCTCGGCTTTCGACGTGCTGGCGACGTTGCGCCGTTCGGCCCCCCCGGAGGGACTGACCCTGGGTGAACTGAGCGCCCTCATGGCAATCACTCCACCCGCTGTAACCAAACGGGTGGACGCTCTGAGTGCACGGCAGCTGATTGAGCGACTCCCCGACACCTCGGATCGCCGGGCCATCCGCGCCCGGCTGACAGCAACGGGCCGCACTTTGATTGACAGTCTCTTGCCCCAGCATCTCGCCAATGAAGAACGGTTACTGGCGGCCCTAAGTGTCACAGAGCGGCGAACCCTCAGGGCATTGCTGGGGCGCATTGGAGTGAAGTAG
- a CDS encoding low molecular weight protein tyrosine phosphatase family protein, with the protein MTRPLRVVFVCAQNKLRSPTAEAIFRDTPGWEVASAGTNRDAETPVSRDLLEWADVAVCMEKRHRDILCQRFKGALPDERILTLGLPDDYEFMDPELIVILRRLVPRRLEGARPRGST; encoded by the coding sequence ATGACCCGGCCCCTGCGCGTGGTGTTCGTCTGTGCCCAGAACAAATTGCGGAGCCCCACCGCTGAGGCGATTTTCCGCGACACGCCCGGCTGGGAGGTGGCCTCAGCAGGCACCAACCGGGATGCCGAGACGCCCGTCAGCCGTGACCTTCTGGAGTGGGCTGATGTGGCTGTATGCATGGAAAAACGTCACCGCGACATCTTGTGTCAGCGCTTCAAGGGGGCGCTGCCCGATGAGCGCATCCTGACGCTGGGCCTTCCTGACGACTATGAATTCATGGATCCAGAATTGATCGTCATACTGCGCCGACTGGTACCGCGGCGACTGGAGGGGGCCAGGCCACGGGGCAGCACTTAG
- a CDS encoding phosphotransferase family protein, which yields MQCDAEVLAILGPSARFLTTGATCTVYTDGQRVLRMTTSVEARFFLQAEIMRALTRAGVPVPEILDVGRLPDGRTFSLETFVAGDGGGPSVAGWADLGRTLKALHTLPHSGSGLLREGTERFRGTARDAATGLLTRLKTWPFDGRPLEAQPLIQHAPDLTAAITALEPELWQVAKLPSAVCHTDLHGGQFRWQGGRLAALLDFGDAAIGPPDWDLASAAYFNGWCAAEQIAHGASLRCDPPVALFGLFLAFHRAGRAAEQGGPRRIAEAVAFARSCLNRLP from the coding sequence ATGCAATGTGACGCTGAGGTCCTGGCGATCCTCGGCCCGTCAGCACGGTTTCTGACGACTGGGGCAACCTGCACGGTCTACACAGACGGCCAGCGGGTACTGAGGATGACCACCTCTGTAGAGGCGCGCTTCTTTTTGCAGGCCGAGATCATGCGGGCACTGACCCGGGCTGGCGTGCCAGTTCCAGAAATTCTGGACGTGGGGCGGCTGCCAGATGGACGAACGTTCAGTCTGGAAACCTTCGTGGCCGGTGACGGTGGAGGGCCGTCGGTGGCAGGTTGGGCTGATCTGGGCCGAACATTGAAGGCACTGCATACGCTCCCGCACAGTGGATCTGGCCTCCTGCGGGAGGGAACGGAGAGGTTTCGGGGGACAGCCAGGGATGCGGCAACTGGCCTCCTCACCCGCCTGAAGACCTGGCCCTTTGATGGACGTCCGCTGGAAGCCCAGCCGCTGATCCAGCACGCGCCGGACCTCACCGCAGCCATAACTGCGCTGGAACCAGAGCTGTGGCAGGTGGCTAAACTGCCGTCCGCTGTCTGTCATACCGATCTGCACGGCGGGCAGTTTCGCTGGCAGGGAGGCCGCCTTGCGGCGCTGCTGGACTTTGGGGACGCTGCCATCGGGCCGCCTGATTGGGATCTTGCCAGCGCGGCCTATTTCAATGGCTGGTGCGCGGCGGAGCAGATCGCCCACGGGGCTAGCCTGCGCTGTGACCCTCCGGTAGCGCTGTTCGGCCTGTTCCTCGCCTTTCACCGTGCGGGCCGCGCCGCGGAGCAAGGCGGGCCACGGCGGATCGCAGAAGCTGTCGCCTTCGCCCGGAGCTGCCTGAATCGGCTGCCTTGA
- a CDS encoding antibiotic biosynthesis monooxygenase family protein, giving the protein MIHEIALLRIRPGQTAEFEVAFAGAQRIIAGMNGYLRHELQRCLEDDHKYALLVWWERLEDHTEGFRGSPEYGEWRSLLHHFYDPFPTVEHYVRVLP; this is encoded by the coding sequence ATGATCCACGAAATTGCCCTGCTGCGCATCCGCCCCGGCCAGACCGCCGAGTTTGAGGTCGCCTTTGCTGGGGCGCAGCGTATCATCGCCGGCATGAACGGTTACCTACGCCACGAGTTACAACGCTGCCTGGAAGATGACCACAAATACGCCCTGCTGGTGTGGTGGGAGAGGCTGGAAGACCACACCGAGGGCTTTCGCGGCAGCCCGGAATATGGAGAGTGGCGCTCACTTTTGCACCACTTCTACGATCCGTTCCCGACAGTGGAACATTACGTCCGGGTCCTGCCATGA
- a CDS encoding toxic anion resistance protein has product MTDGKPGPLTPPETSLSAPEAVKNVAPVDAPEMVPLSNEDRARLDGMARAFAVDVLNAGAHTPEFKRKLDAVHDLGLPEQRAAAQTSNRMLDRPLRATRSGALAEGSEILNSLTDLRRTVEDLDPSRAPTPRRLFGILPGAKKVQSAMDKYQSAQSHLNGILEALYRGQDELRRDNATIETEKLHLWETMQKLRQYAHVGKAVDAALTERLSELAQTDPEKARMVSEELLFAVRQRVTDLLTQLAVSIQGYLALDLVRRNNLELIKGVDRATTTTVSALKTALMVSQALGTQGAVLGQITAINDTTGKMIGSTASLLKQQSTEIQRQAGSATVDPQIIQGAFRDVYGALDAISAYRQQALERFSETMQVLDKEVAQAQTYLDRERQQVAREVAQGLNVSKEGELKL; this is encoded by the coding sequence ATGACCGATGGCAAGCCCGGCCCGCTGACCCCACCCGAAACTTCCCTGAGCGCGCCGGAGGCCGTCAAGAACGTGGCCCCGGTGGACGCGCCGGAAATGGTGCCGCTTTCGAACGAGGACCGCGCCCGTCTGGATGGCATGGCCCGCGCCTTCGCGGTGGACGTACTGAATGCTGGAGCGCACACGCCGGAATTCAAACGCAAACTCGACGCCGTGCATGACCTGGGTCTGCCCGAACAGCGCGCGGCGGCGCAGACCAGCAACCGCATGCTGGACCGCCCCCTGCGCGCCACCCGCAGCGGGGCACTGGCCGAGGGCAGCGAGATTCTCAACAGCCTGACGGACCTGCGGCGCACTGTGGAGGACCTGGACCCCAGCCGCGCCCCCACGCCCCGCCGCCTGTTCGGCATCCTGCCGGGGGCTAAAAAAGTCCAGAGTGCGATGGACAAATATCAAAGTGCCCAGTCGCACCTGAACGGCATTCTGGAAGCGCTGTACCGCGGCCAGGACGAGCTGAGGCGTGACAACGCCACCATTGAAACCGAGAAGCTGCATCTGTGGGAGACCATGCAGAAGCTGCGGCAGTACGCTCACGTCGGCAAGGCAGTGGACGCGGCCCTGACCGAGCGGCTGTCTGAACTGGCGCAGACCGACCCCGAAAAGGCCCGCATGGTCAGTGAGGAATTGCTGTTCGCAGTACGTCAGCGCGTGACCGATCTGCTGACCCAGCTGGCGGTGAGCATCCAGGGCTACCTCGCCCTTGATCTGGTGCGGCGCAACAATCTGGAACTGATCAAGGGGGTGGACCGCGCCACCACCACCACGGTCAGTGCCCTCAAGACCGCGCTGATGGTCTCGCAGGCGCTGGGGACGCAGGGCGCCGTGCTGGGACAGATCACGGCCATCAACGACACGACCGGCAAGATGATCGGCAGCACGGCCAGCCTGCTCAAGCAGCAGTCCACTGAGATTCAGCGTCAGGCGGGCAGCGCCACCGTGGACCCACAGATCATTCAGGGGGCTTTCCGGGACGTGTACGGTGCACTGGACGCCATCAGCGCCTACCGCCAGCAGGCGCTGGAGCGCTTCAGCGAGACCATGCAGGTGCTGGATAAGGAGGTGGCCCAGGCCCAGACGTATCTGGACCGCGAACGCCAGCAGGTGGCGCGTGAGGTGGCCCAGGGCCTGAATGTGAGCAAAGAGGGTGAGCTGAAGCTCTGA
- a CDS encoding F390 synthetase-related protein, with amino-acid sequence MAEALDRLTVLRHALGESGVLFRNRAALERHQDRLAAHHLRWVAAHSAFTASRFLGAGLALEQWRELPPVGKPEMMAQFDTLNTARLRLADVLAVARRAEDTRDFTPTLPTMRGPVTVGLSSGTGGNAGAFVVSRAERLQWAGVVLRHLLPAFPLGLLKKQRVAFLLRADGGLYRSVGSSRLDFRFLDLLRPQGELAAELSAYAPTLLIGPPSVLRALLDAGATARPERVVSVAEVLEDDDRAALERGFGPVVQVYQATEGLLGLPCPHGHLHLNEAHVHFDLEAVGDGYLRPVLTDLRRTTQPMVRHRLDDLLVLAEGCSCGLASRRVLRVAGRQDDALELPGSAGRVTVWPDFLRGAMNRVPGLREYRVEQTGAAALRVLLEPLNSELRQEACAQVRRALERSGADATGVQITVGPLPATPPGVKRRRVRRLWKGALP; translated from the coding sequence ATGGCTGAGGCCCTGGACCGCCTGACCGTGTTGCGTCACGCGTTGGGCGAGAGTGGAGTGCTGTTCCGGAACCGCGCAGCTCTGGAACGCCACCAGGACCGGCTTGCCGCCCACCACCTGCGCTGGGTGGCGGCACACAGCGCCTTTACGGCCAGCCGTTTCCTAGGCGCGGGGTTGGCCCTGGAGCAGTGGCGCGAACTGCCGCCCGTGGGCAAGCCGGAAATGATGGCACAGTTCGATACGCTCAACACCGCCAGACTGCGCCTGGCCGACGTGCTGGCCGTTGCACGCCGCGCCGAGGACACCCGCGACTTCACGCCCACGCTGCCCACCATGCGCGGGCCGGTGACAGTGGGACTATCGAGCGGCACGGGGGGCAACGCAGGCGCATTCGTGGTGTCCCGCGCCGAGCGGCTGCAGTGGGCCGGGGTGGTGCTGCGCCATCTGCTGCCCGCGTTTCCGCTGGGACTGCTGAAAAAGCAGCGCGTCGCCTTTCTGCTGCGGGCCGACGGCGGGTTGTACCGCAGTGTGGGCAGCTCCCGGCTAGACTTCCGGTTTCTGGACCTGCTGCGCCCGCAAGGCGAACTGGCCGCAGAACTGAGTGCGTATGCTCCCACGCTGCTGATCGGCCCGCCCAGTGTGCTGCGTGCCCTGCTGGATGCCGGAGCCACGGCCCGCCCCGAGCGCGTGGTCAGCGTGGCCGAGGTGCTGGAGGACGATGACCGGGCGGCGCTGGAACGCGGTTTCGGCCCGGTGGTGCAGGTCTACCAGGCCACCGAGGGGCTGCTGGGCCTGCCGTGTCCGCACGGCCACCTGCATCTGAATGAGGCGCACGTTCACTTTGACCTTGAGGCGGTGGGGGACGGCTACCTGCGTCCGGTCCTGACCGATCTGCGCCGGACCACCCAGCCGATGGTCCGCCACCGCCTGGATGACCTGCTGGTGCTCGCGGAAGGGTGTTCGTGCGGGCTGGCCTCTCGCCGCGTGCTGCGCGTGGCCGGCCGACAGGACGACGCGCTGGAGCTGCCGGGAAGCGCGGGGCGCGTCACGGTGTGGCCCGATTTTCTGCGGGGGGCCATGAACCGGGTGCCCGGCCTGCGCGAGTACCGGGTAGAGCAGACCGGCGCGGCCGCCCTGCGCGTGCTGCTCGAACCGCTGAACTCCGAGCTTCGGCAGGAGGCGTGCGCCCAGGTTCGCCGCGCGCTGGAACGGAGTGGGGCGGACGCCACGGGGGTGCAGATCACGGTTGGACCGTTGCCTGCCACGCCGCCGGGGGTCAAGCGCCGCCGGGTTCGCCGCCTCTGGAAAGGAGCGTTGCCATGA
- a CDS encoding DMT family transporter, with product MSLVALMATVGAGIGLSAGLAFNLRLAALLASPLAATLVNFGVGAGLLLSLWALGLDGARPTAWPELWTLLGGLLGVTYVSLTLTVGARLGAGASTVAATLGQVLGAAVITGLGWLGQTPQPPTVAGLLSAALLLGAVSLLAADRERNRG from the coding sequence ATGAGTCTGGTGGCCCTGATGGCCACTGTCGGCGCAGGGATCGGGCTGTCGGCAGGACTGGCCTTCAATCTGCGGCTGGCCGCCCTGCTGGCGTCGCCGCTGGCGGCCACCCTGGTCAATTTCGGGGTGGGAGCGGGGCTGCTGCTCTCGCTGTGGGCGCTGGGGCTGGACGGCGCGCGTCCCACGGCCTGGCCGGAGTTGTGGACACTGCTGGGCGGCCTCCTGGGTGTGACGTATGTCAGCCTGACCCTGACCGTGGGCGCGCGGCTGGGGGCTGGGGCCAGCACGGTGGCGGCCACGCTGGGTCAGGTGTTGGGGGCGGCCGTTATCACCGGCCTGGGCTGGCTGGGACAGACCCCGCAGCCGCCCACTGTGGCGGGCCTGCTGAGCGCGGCATTGCTACTGGGAGCGGTGAGCCTATTGGCGGCCGACCGGGAACGGAATCGGGGATGA
- the aroA gene encoding 3-phosphoshikimate 1-carboxyvinyltransferase, whose protein sequence is MSPDGLPETFDVLVHPVSGLSGELRAQPSKNYTTRYLLAAALAEGETRVVGIATSEDAGAMLRCLEDWGADVTLVGDDAVIRGFGASPRAGVTLNPGNAGAVARFLMGVAGLTTDTTLVTDYPDSLGKRPQGDLLDALERLGARVSSAGGRLPLAISGPVQGGTVEVSAERSSQYASALLFLGPLLPRGLELRLTGQIKSHAPLRQTLDTLSAFGVGFSASEDLTRVAIPGGQAYRAGRVSVPGDYPGSAAILVAAALLPGEVRLGNLRENDLQGEREAVAVLREMGADIVREGDTLLVRGGQPLHAVTRDGDGFTDAVQALTAAAALAEGTTTWENVSTLRLKECDRISDTRRELQGLGIGAAETADSLSVTGAGRIAGGATANGHGDHRMIMLLTLLGLRAEAPIRITGAHHIRKSYPLFFRHLEALGARFDYLPTEGH, encoded by the coding sequence ATGAGTCCCGACGGCCTGCCCGAAACGTTCGACGTCCTCGTCCATCCGGTCTCCGGCCTGAGCGGCGAGCTGCGTGCCCAACCCAGCAAAAATTACACCACGCGGTACCTGCTGGCGGCAGCGCTCGCGGAGGGTGAGACACGCGTGGTGGGCATTGCCACCAGCGAGGACGCCGGGGCCATGCTGCGCTGCCTGGAGGACTGGGGTGCGGACGTGACGCTGGTGGGTGACGACGCCGTGATCCGGGGTTTCGGCGCTTCTCCCCGCGCGGGCGTGACCCTTAACCCCGGCAACGCGGGCGCGGTGGCCCGCTTCCTGATGGGCGTGGCGGGGCTGACCACAGATACCACCCTGGTCACCGATTACCCCGATTCGCTGGGCAAGCGTCCCCAGGGCGATCTGCTTGACGCCCTGGAACGCCTGGGCGCACGCGTGAGTAGCGCCGGGGGACGACTGCCGCTTGCCATCTCCGGTCCCGTTCAGGGCGGCACCGTGGAGGTCAGCGCCGAGCGGTCCAGCCAGTACGCCAGCGCCCTGCTGTTCCTGGGGCCGCTGCTGCCCCGTGGGCTGGAGCTGCGCCTGACCGGGCAGATCAAGAGCCACGCCCCGCTGCGGCAGACCCTGGACACGCTGAGCGCCTTCGGGGTGGGGTTCAGCGCCAGCGAGGACCTCACTCGCGTGGCCATTCCCGGCGGGCAGGCGTACCGGGCGGGGCGCGTCTCTGTCCCCGGCGACTATCCCGGCTCGGCGGCCATTCTGGTGGCGGCGGCGTTGCTGCCCGGCGAGGTCCGTCTGGGCAACCTGCGGGAAAACGACCTCCAGGGCGAACGGGAGGCGGTGGCCGTCCTGCGGGAGATGGGCGCGGACATCGTGCGCGAGGGGGACACACTCTTGGTGCGCGGGGGCCAACCGCTGCATGCGGTGACGCGCGACGGGGACGGCTTCACCGACGCGGTGCAGGCGCTCACGGCTGCTGCCGCTCTGGCAGAAGGCACCACCACCTGGGAGAACGTCTCCACCCTCCGGCTCAAGGAGTGCGACCGCATCAGCGATACCCGGCGTGAGTTGCAGGGACTGGGCATCGGCGCGGCGGAAACGGCGGACAGTCTGAGCGTCACCGGCGCCGGCCGAATCGCCGGAGGCGCCACCGCCAACGGACATGGCGATCACCGCATGATCATGCTGCTGACGCTGCTGGGCCTGCGGGCCGAGGCGCCCATTCGCATTACGGGCGCGCATCACATCCGCAAGAGTTACCCGCTGTTCTTCCGCCATCTGGAAGCGCTGGGTGCGAGGTTCGACTACCTGCCCACCGAGGGGCATTAG